From Rhodopseudomonas palustris, a single genomic window includes:
- a CDS encoding RluA family pseudouridine synthase, translated as MSRRTKKPLAKRGPGGDRPKGGRPATKRGPAASGPVRGNRGEDGRPISARPRGERAERPATKRPAAERSAAERPVSDRPQSARPGRPPARFGASSATRPPRAQRPEATVEPEKAAKPDAPLPTKVETVTVTADENGMRVDRFLEARFPGLSFSHIQRIVRKGELRVNGKRADSKDRLEEGQSVRIPPLKLDTPKPHGHLSEVEQKTLQTLKAMTLFEDADVLVLNKPAGLAVQGGSGTTRHIDQMLEVLRDSKGQKPRLVHRIDKETAGCLLVAKTRFAATALTGSFRHRSARKIYWALVAGVPKPKQGRISTYLAKDESEEDSIMRVAKHGDDGASHAVTYYAVVETSGQKLAWVSLKPVTGRTHQLRAHMAHIGHAIVGDPKYFNIENWQLPGGLQNRLHLLARRIVIPHPRGGVIDVSAPLPPHMLQSWNLLGLEHDRFDPIEHAPEE; from the coding sequence ATGAGCCGTCGTACCAAGAAACCCCTCGCCAAGCGCGGTCCCGGCGGCGATCGCCCGAAAGGCGGCCGGCCGGCCACGAAGCGGGGGCCGGCTGCCAGCGGGCCGGTCCGCGGTAATCGCGGCGAGGACGGCCGTCCGATCTCGGCGCGGCCGCGTGGCGAGCGCGCCGAGCGGCCTGCCACGAAGCGTCCCGCCGCCGAGCGGTCGGCCGCTGAACGTCCCGTGTCCGATCGCCCGCAGAGCGCGCGTCCCGGCCGTCCGCCGGCGCGGTTCGGCGCTTCGTCCGCCACGCGTCCGCCGCGCGCGCAGCGCCCCGAGGCCACAGTCGAGCCCGAGAAGGCCGCCAAGCCCGACGCGCCGCTGCCGACCAAGGTCGAGACCGTCACCGTCACCGCCGACGAAAACGGCATGCGGGTCGATCGCTTCCTCGAAGCGCGGTTTCCCGGCCTGTCGTTCTCCCACATCCAGCGCATCGTCCGGAAAGGCGAGCTGCGGGTGAACGGCAAGCGTGCCGATTCGAAGGACCGGCTCGAAGAAGGCCAGAGCGTGCGGATTCCGCCGCTCAAGCTCGATACCCCGAAGCCGCACGGGCATCTGTCCGAGGTCGAGCAGAAGACCCTTCAGACGCTGAAGGCCATGACGCTGTTCGAAGACGCCGACGTGCTGGTGCTGAACAAGCCGGCCGGGCTCGCGGTGCAGGGCGGCTCGGGCACCACCCGGCACATCGACCAGATGCTGGAAGTGCTGCGCGACAGTAAGGGCCAGAAGCCGCGCCTGGTGCACCGGATCGACAAGGAGACCGCCGGCTGTCTGCTGGTCGCCAAAACCCGGTTCGCTGCGACCGCGCTGACCGGGTCGTTCCGCCACCGTTCGGCGCGCAAGATCTATTGGGCGCTGGTCGCGGGCGTGCCGAAACCGAAGCAGGGCCGGATCTCGACCTATCTGGCCAAGGACGAGAGCGAAGAGGATTCGATCATGCGCGTCGCCAAGCATGGTGACGACGGCGCCAGCCACGCGGTGACCTACTACGCGGTGGTCGAGACCTCGGGGCAGAAGCTGGCCTGGGTGTCGCTGAAGCCGGTGACCGGGCGCACCCATCAGCTCCGCGCCCACATGGCGCATATCGGCCACGCCATCGTCGGCGATCCGAAGTACTTCAACATCGAGAACTGGCAGCTCCCCGGCGGCCTGCAGAACCGGCTGCATCTCTTGGCGCGGCGGATCGTGATCCCGCATCCGCGCGGCGGCGTGATCGACGTCTCGGCGCCGCTGCCGCCGCATATGCTGCAGAGCTGGAACCTGCTCGGCCTCGAGCACGACCGGTTCGATCCGATCGAACATGCGCCGGAAGAATGA
- a CDS encoding FitA-like ribbon-helix-helix domain-containing protein: MVAVTIRNLSEEAHRALKVRAAQHNRSAEAEMRAILEAAVRPEGRLLLGTALQEIGQKYDITNADIEAIEQVRDKRPAKPMKFE, translated from the coding sequence ATGGTCGCCGTCACCATTCGCAACCTCTCCGAGGAGGCGCATCGCGCCCTGAAGGTCCGCGCGGCGCAGCATAATCGCAGCGCGGAAGCGGAGATGCGCGCCATTCTGGAAGCCGCGGTCCGCCCCGAGGGCCGCTTGCTGCTCGGCACGGCTTTGCAGGAGATCGGGCAGAAATACGACATCACCAATGCTGATATCGAAGCCATCGAACAGGTCCGAGACAAGCGTCCTGCCAAGCCGATGAAGTTTGAGTGA
- a CDS encoding type II toxin-antitoxin system VapC family toxin — MIVLDTNVVSEAMTREPHPRVREWLNAQSAETLFLSSITVAELLFGVSVLPAGKRKNALGAALDDVLDVFATRILPFDTPAAQRYADLAVKARAAGKGFPTPDGYIAAIATAHGFAVASRDASAFDAAGLTVIDPWTTND, encoded by the coding sequence ATGATCGTGCTGGACACCAACGTCGTCTCCGAAGCGATGACGCGCGAACCGCATCCGCGGGTGCGCGAATGGCTCAATGCTCAGTCCGCCGAGACTTTGTTCCTGTCCAGCATCACCGTCGCCGAACTTCTGTTCGGCGTTAGCGTCTTGCCGGCCGGAAAGCGTAAGAACGCCTTGGGCGCTGCGCTCGACGATGTGTTGGACGTGTTTGCCACCCGCATCCTGCCGTTCGATACCCCGGCTGCGCAGCGCTATGCCGATCTCGCCGTCAAGGCGCGCGCGGCCGGCAAGGGCTTCCCCACGCCCGACGGCTACATCGCCGCGATCGCCACCGCGCACGGGTTCGCTGTCGCGTCGCGCGACGCGAGTGCGTTCGACGCCGCCGGTCTGACCGTGATCGATCCCTGGACCACAAATGACTGA
- a CDS encoding HXXEE domain-containing protein, translating to MIRSYLEAHWVAAALFMGVALLLLLPIGVAGGDRALLLIYLASPIYMLHQVEEHLGDRFRRFVNARVFGGVEALTPGDVLVINLPGVWGINLAALYAAYFVGPGWGLAAAWLIFVNGLSHLGMAAHLRSYNPGLVSVVLVFIPFGLVAVLTIPATTLQLVVALAIAIGIHAAIALHALQRARAGRGAIAQA from the coding sequence ATGATCAGATCGTATCTCGAAGCCCATTGGGTCGCGGCCGCGCTTTTCATGGGCGTGGCGCTGCTCCTGCTGCTGCCGATCGGCGTCGCCGGCGGCGACCGCGCGCTGCTGCTGATCTATCTGGCGTCGCCGATCTACATGCTGCACCAGGTCGAGGAGCATCTCGGCGACCGCTTCCGCCGCTTCGTCAACGCCCGCGTGTTCGGCGGCGTCGAGGCACTCACCCCCGGCGACGTGCTGGTGATCAATCTGCCCGGCGTCTGGGGCATCAATCTGGCGGCGCTGTATGCGGCGTATTTCGTCGGCCCAGGCTGGGGCCTCGCCGCGGCCTGGCTGATTTTCGTCAACGGCCTCAGCCATCTCGGCATGGCGGCGCATCTGCGCAGCTACAATCCCGGCCTCGTCAGCGTGGTGCTGGTGTTCATCCCGTTCGGCCTGGTCGCCGTCCTCACCATTCCCGCCACGACGCTCCAGCTCGTCGTCGCGCTCGCCATCGCAATCGGCATCCACGCCGCCATCGCGCTGCACGCGCTGCAGCGGGCAAGGGCGGGGCGGGGGGCGATCGCGCAGGCGTAA
- a CDS encoding OmpA family protein gives MLKRVLICVAVMGIGAGAAGAKDIPGGKDHPLIGRYDGAALTLYKTSDYAEQNILTKPITSADRRATGKRLNVANSVPAAGRSFRIRYDGPAGRSPLEVARNFQSGLKAKGFDILFECKGGECSDLSGSELYFALQDESPLGKGDIHSNPGSQVFTAAKLTRAEGDVYATIYVGDFNKAPEVLVDVVETSPMDEGKIVFVDAAKMQKDIDATGRVALYGILFDFDQATIRPDSQPTLNEIAKYLGANPSMKLIVAGHTDWKGGFDYNIDLSKRRAEAVVKALTGMGVATARLRPFGAGPAAPVASNASESGRAKNRRVELVKAE, from the coding sequence ATGCTGAAGCGTGTCCTGATTTGTGTGGCGGTGATGGGGATCGGTGCCGGCGCGGCCGGCGCCAAGGACATTCCCGGCGGCAAGGATCATCCGCTGATCGGCCGCTACGACGGCGCCGCGCTGACGCTGTACAAGACCAGCGACTATGCCGAGCAGAACATCCTGACAAAGCCGATCACCTCGGCCGACCGCCGCGCGACCGGCAAACGCCTCAACGTCGCCAACAGCGTGCCGGCTGCCGGCCGGTCGTTCCGGATCCGTTACGACGGGCCGGCGGGACGCTCGCCGCTCGAAGTTGCGCGTAACTTCCAGAGCGGACTGAAGGCTAAGGGCTTCGACATCCTGTTCGAATGCAAGGGCGGCGAGTGTTCGGACCTGTCCGGCTCGGAGCTGTATTTCGCGCTCCAGGACGAAAGCCCGCTCGGCAAGGGCGACATCCATTCCAATCCGGGCTCGCAGGTGTTCACCGCGGCCAAGCTGACGCGCGCCGAAGGCGACGTCTATGCGACGATCTATGTCGGCGACTTCAACAAGGCTCCGGAGGTGCTGGTCGACGTCGTCGAGACATCGCCGATGGATGAAGGCAAGATCGTGTTCGTCGACGCCGCCAAGATGCAGAAGGACATCGACGCCACCGGCCGCGTCGCGCTTTACGGCATCCTGTTCGATTTCGATCAGGCGACAATCCGGCCGGATTCACAGCCGACGCTGAACGAGATCGCCAAATATCTCGGCGCCAATCCGTCCATGAAGCTGATCGTCGCCGGGCATACCGACTGGAAAGGCGGCTTCGACTACAACATCGACCTGTCGAAGCGGCGCGCCGAGGCGGTCGTGAAAGCGCTGACCGGCATGGGCGTTGCGACCGCGCGGCTGCGCCCGTTCGGCGCCGGGCCGGCGGCGCCGGTGGCGAGCAATGCCAGCGAATCCGGCCGCGCGAAAAATCGCCGCGTCGAATTGGTGAAAGCCGAATAG
- a CDS encoding nitroreductase → MQYDDVVRGRRSIRGYKPDPVPRELIEEILELAMRAPSSMNSQPWNFTVLTGEPLDRIRAGNTERNLAGVPHSREFRIGQPFAGPHRERQVTVAKQLFSAMGIARDDQAKRQDWVLRGFRQFDAPVCIIITYDRVLSDSDDTAFDCGAVTNALVNAAWSRGLGAVINSQGIMQSPVVREHAGIADDQVIMKAIALGWPDDEFPANAVVSERKPVRDAARFVGFGG, encoded by the coding sequence ATGCAATACGACGACGTGGTCCGCGGCCGCCGCTCGATCCGCGGCTACAAGCCTGATCCCGTGCCGCGGGAATTGATCGAGGAAATCCTCGAACTGGCGATGCGGGCGCCCTCCTCGATGAACAGCCAGCCGTGGAATTTCACCGTCCTCACCGGCGAGCCGCTCGACCGCATCCGCGCCGGCAACACCGAGCGCAATCTCGCCGGCGTGCCGCACAGCCGCGAATTCCGGATCGGTCAGCCGTTCGCCGGCCCTCATCGCGAGCGGCAGGTCACCGTCGCCAAGCAGCTGTTCTCGGCGATGGGGATCGCGCGCGACGATCAGGCCAAGCGGCAGGACTGGGTGCTGCGCGGCTTCCGCCAGTTCGATGCGCCGGTGTGCATCATCATCACCTACGACCGCGTGCTCAGCGACAGCGATGACACCGCGTTCGATTGCGGCGCGGTGACCAATGCGCTGGTCAACGCCGCGTGGTCGCGCGGCTTAGGTGCGGTGATCAACAGCCAGGGCATCATGCAATCGCCGGTGGTGCGCGAGCATGCCGGCATCGCCGACGATCAGGTGATCATGAAGGCGATCGCGCTCGGCTGGCCGGACGACGAGTTCCCCGCCAATGCGGTGGTGTCCGAGCGCAAGCCGGTGCGCGACGCCGCGCGGTTCGTCGGATTCGGCGGCTGA